The Methanobrevibacter millerae genome window below encodes:
- a CDS encoding TMEM175 family protein: protein METERFEALIDAILAIILTIIVLEIPMAEFGTWQSLWEVRMDFIIYALSFLVIFNFWNYNNNLFSIVNKVDDKIIWSMGLSLFILSFLPYLTIFVAENFYSFVAHAFYGLDFLLTAIISILIAHALKNSDKGNIALQVALRSNKPIYSTIILMAIGYIIGYFFYPPAISICCLISIPVLWIVSKIQFM from the coding sequence TATTATCGTTTTGGAAATTCCAATGGCTGAATTCGGAACATGGCAATCATTATGGGAAGTGCGCATGGACTTCATCATTTATGCTTTAAGCTTTTTAGTTATCTTTAATTTTTGGAATTACAACAATAACTTATTCAGCATTGTAAATAAGGTTGATGACAAGATTATCTGGTCAATGGGACTTTCATTATTCATATTGTCATTTCTTCCCTATTTGACAATATTCGTTGCCGAAAACTTTTATTCATTTGTTGCTCATGCGTTTTATGGCTTGGACTTTTTATTAACAGCAATCATATCCATATTAATTGCTCATGCCCTTAAAAATTCAGATAAAGGAAATATTGCTCTTCAGGTAGCCCTAAGAAGCAATAAACCTATATACTCAACGATAATATTAATGGCAATAGGCTACATTATCGGTTATTTCTTCTACCCACCTGCAATCTCCATATGCTGTCTGATTTCAATTCCTGTTCTCTGGATTGTTTCAAAAATACAGTTCATGTAA